The genomic DNA GATAATGAACGTATGTTGGCTAGATTCTATGTGGTTTGGTACTTTGGTGTGAATGAAAGGAGTACTATGATACCTGCAAGGTGATGATCGCAACATTTGCAGGAAGACTGTAATTTCCATCCATCATGCTTGCTTCCGCAACATTGTATGATGTCCAACTTCTCTCATCCTGTTAGAACAACAATCACTAATTGTGTTATGACATGAGAATCCTAGCTAAACGGAGGGGTTAAGACTTAAGAGTGAgtgcatatatacatatacctCATGAGTAAAAGCGAGAAGAAAAGGAGAATAGACTTGCTGGCCATACGTTCGTCGCCAGTGAGCTCCATGCCCTACCTTGTTAACCTTCACATAGTAAGTTCCCCGGGCCTGTAATTATCATTAGTCAGAATTACAATTGCTGTAGCGACAGAACACAATGAGAATTTAGATGCAAAATCAATATTGCACTAAATGCATACCGTGAGCCCCTCACAATGTTGATCCACACAAACAATTTCATTGAGTGCCTCACCTCTTCCATCATCTTTAATGATACGCCTtggataaaaaaaaatcataatgtCTCCATGAatcccaaagaaaagaaaaaaaataccccTCAGTGTGCAAGGGAGCTTATAATGTGGATATGTTTACGCTGGCATCACATGACAGTTTATTTAACCATTTGCCAGCATTTCGTATATATAAGAGATATGTTTCACAGATGAGAATGCAAAATGCTTAGCAAACGACCACTAATTCACCAACAAATCTAAGCCATTCTCTTTGCAATAAATAATACTCGATTCAAAAACAGAAGTGTGTAAACTTTTCCAGTGTCAGATCCTGAAATATAACTGTTTTTCTCAGAGGAGCAAGATCCTGTTGTCAAACTAATAATACATTAATACCTGTGTAGCATAATCTCTAGTTGACCATCCTGAATACTTGATGCTCCAACAGCACGATCCACAAGTACAGATAACTCATATTTTTCATCTGCCACATACACTCCTAGATTGATCTAGAAAACATTGTGTAAGAAATATAATGGACTGGTAAATTAGGAATATTGTTATGTAAAAGATACAATCTTGATATATATTACTATTTATTACCCCTATTTTCACTCATACTACACTTAGTGGTCCTAAAATTTTGTTAAGGTATTTTTGAACTAGGCTACTATACATGAGAAATATGTTTTATGCCCACAGTGCGACCAATGGTACAGTAGAGTATTTCATATGAAACATGTTGTGATAAAATTCTATATTGCAATGCAACTGCCTTCTAATAATTTGCAGATGATCTCACTCTGAAACTGAGAATATGATTCATACAGGGTAGTAATTTCCTGCAACTGGTTGATTTACTTGAAGGTCCCAATCTTCCCTGTAGTTCCTCACCTGAAAGTGAAAATGTTCTTATTCATTATAATAGGAGAGTAGAGAAACATTTCAAAACTGTATTATTCTAAATTTTGAAACATCTAAGCCTATCGATTATCAAAATTACCAAATTTATTGATAATTACCCTTTTGAGGAAATCTCTTCCATTAGAATCTGTATAAAATGTACTGTTGGTGACCATATTTGTTGTCAATTGTGTAATGACCTCCTTTCCCACATTATCGCCATCAGGGATTGGCCCAATCTTTCACATATTGGAGGCAAAAAACTGTTAATTCAGTATTTAATATTCGTATATCCATGCTCAAATGTCATTTCTCCCCAAACCACGCAagtattatacaaacatttttttatataaaaacttGAAGTAGGTTTTTATTTTACTGGGGAAAGCTTGATGTAGTTTACTAACCATGTATTCCACTTCAGCATGTTCCTTGTTCTTGTAGAGTCGTACAACCTTGAAAATAAATATGTCAATCAGTGCTTAATGTATCCTCCATTTTGTTTCAAAGACATCATATTcttcacaaatgaagaaccgtGTTCCCAAAAACTACATCAGTGCCACTgcgtttttcaaaaataaataccTCATTGGAGTTTTGGATGGTATGTAGCTATGCAATTTTCTAATGTTTTGATAAACAGGGTAAAAATGAGAAATAAAGGTTGGCAGCCCTGTTTCAAGGAAGGTTAACTGCAACAAATGAGTGTCAATTTTTAGCATGCCTTTTAGCTTTCTTTGTAAAATAATCCTGATAAAGAGATATCGGATGCTGCAAAGCTTCCTGATCTGTTGAATCCCTGGAATACAATTGTTTTAATTCTGTAACTAACTCTAAATGGATTTTAGAATCCCTGGAATGTAGCTATTTTAATTCTGTAACTAACTCTAAATGGATTTTAGAATCCCTAGAACTGAGCAATTTTGTCCAGGGTTTCTTGAATAAATAGCATCCCCTTTAGTCACTAGATATTGTCACACGTACTGAAGCcggggaaaaaaagaaacatgGAGTAATAAACTAACAAAGTCCCAGAACAATGTTATTTTTTTTGTGTGCAATAAAATTTCTTGTGCATTGTAGTATGCTTAATCCTGATATCATCTTTCCATCTGACCTGATAAATCCATGAGCTGAATTGTTGATGCACTTCATCGACTAAAGGTCCATGGATAACTTTCATTGGAACCTGAAGAGAATAAAATGGATTAAACCAATGGACATAGAATCTATGTAAATATGTAACTGGTAAATCATAGCCAAGTAAAAAAGATAATACTGTAATAAAATATATAGATATATCATAATTATATCCTCTAATTTTTATAGGATGTATGTAAACtatttgaaaaatataattaattacAACAAATTGAATCTTTTTTGGAAGCCTGACATAGGCACCATCCCCAGGCATCCGATTTTGGAAGCCTGAGGTGGAGATTGCTGCCTGCTGAAATTGATGCCTGAGAGAATCCAAACAGCCTATATATCTTCAAAATACTGTAGTATAATCTTGTTTCTAAAACTGACCATAAAATAAAACTATGAACACTGCAGAGATAAAAATTAAGTCAAGATTATTTATTAAATAATTTGTGCTATATTCTTATTCTCATTTTATGTTGACTTATCTCTAGAAAAATTGAATATAGAACAAAACAAACACAGACAAGACAAAAAGGAGTTACCAATCTTGAAACAACGGATGGTGTATTACCATTGGGCCTAAAAACATACGCTCCAGATGCCTaggacaatttttttttgttttacatTAGATGTATCAATATGAGACCAGAATAGCTTTTGTTGAGAGAAATTTGGTTTCTTGGTAAAACCTGTGAATCCATGGCATCGCCAGTGCTTGAATTATACCAAAGAAAATCTTGTTGAATTTGCAAGTCCACCTGAAGCATACTTTATAACATCAACGCTACATAGCAGGACCAATAACTTTTTTTGTGTGCAAAGAAATTGCAATGTAACTGAGTTAATCTTTAGAATTACTCTAAAAGGGAAATTTAATATTAGTTTTGTCATGAAGGGTTTAcgttatattaaaaaaatgtaCAACAATGGAACTTCATTTTACATTTAGGACTAAATACAATGATTTCGAAACCAAGAAAAATCGTGCATAAACTGAAAATACAGTTTACACATGGAAGATAGTATTTAACATTTCCTTTCAGTAATGTATTTGAAATATTATTGTGTCAAATTTTAAGTAAAATATTTATGTAGTTCTATTAATTCATTCACTATGTTAGCATAATGAACTGTGTGTTAGAACTCACCCCTGAAACAGAATCCAATATCCTCTCGAGTTTTCCAGTTGTTGATGAAAAATACATCTTTAGAGGCCCTGGTCCAACTTCAATTGTGTTCTTACTTGGTGGAGAACCTATGGTTGATACATATCCAGTTTTGTATCCTGGACAAAATTATTCAATTAACCGTAAGATGAATAATGGTTGTCAAGTAATTCTCTTGTTTTCTAGGACTAATTAACCTACTTGGCAATTTCACAAAGTACATTATATATTTCAAGACTATAAATTTGTCTAGCTTAGTGTCTAAGTTCACGTTGTTGAAATaataatcaaatatagtttaatGTTGAGAATGTGATATTTCGATGTCATAAGCAAAGTGAGTTCTGAATCATCTTGTAAATATCAAATGCCCTATTATTAAGCGCTTAAGAGAAACACAAGTGAGCCGGCATATGAATTATGTTGGATATGACCGATAGGGGAGCCGGCATATCCAAAACATAGTGCTTTAAATATATTTGCCTAATATCTAGTTCAATTCAATAGCttagtaaaaaaattatactcaCCCTACCGTTGATCACTAATGGTTTGAAAAGGTTATAACTATCAGTATCTGAAACATTAGCCTCTGATAGTGATAGTTATTATTACCACAATATTATTACTGGCTGTTCTTAATTGGAATGAATTGTGATGTTATTGGTAGGTTATTAATGGAACCAGAGACCGCAATGGACTAAAAGTAATGGTTTCTTTTCTTCCAAATGATCATATCATGTATTTGTGTTTATGTGATAGTAATCGTCTGCATGTTATTGACAAATATGCTACAATAAAGCAATtccaatttgtctttttttggTGACTGTCCATGTTTGGAGTTTAGCTTAAATTATTTTCAAGTGGACATGAGTCACCTGCTCCAGTGGGTCTTGAAATGAAGTAAGAATTCCATCCCATTGGTGCTGCAGAAGCTTGAAATACTAACCAATACTTAGGTGTCTTGACTGTCGTGATTCCAAGATAAGCTTCCACATAGAACTTCCTCAAATATCCAGTAACATTATCAACCTCAACTAGTTGTGACTCAATAATAGTTCCATCATAGCTTTTCACAACTAGGTTTTCATAATTGACCTGAaaaggataaaagaaaaatgaacTTATATATGTTAAAAATGTTCAAGAAGCTTGGGTACCATACATAAAGGAAGCGGTGAGGCTCATCTACATCTCCCCCAATAAGAATTAAAAAAATGGATATAGTTTCATGAATAAAGAGATATATGGCAAACAATCTTTTAAAGATGCTCGATACATATTTCACGGGAGTGTTTGCACTTACAGGAACCCTTATGAAGTCACTACGTTCCCATCCAAGAGGATTATAAACAACTACAACCTGCATATGATAGTGTTAGTACCTAAAATTTTAAATGGTTTTTGGTAATAAAACAGAGTGAACATATTAGTACTTACTAAATTATGTGATGCTGAAATTACTTCTTCTGTGGAAGGGCAGTAACTTATATTAAGAAGTGGGCACTGAAAATTGCCTCAACAAATGAGAAAGTTTGATTAGCTGAACCTCTTCAGGAAACATTTGCGgaactttaaaaaaaattgtaagcTGATacaaattgtaaaaaaaaaaggtgtaCTATATGTGCAAACATAGTTAGAGTATTAACAGCTTATttcccttttctcctttttcataTGAACAAATTTCATTCGTATGGAAGACAAAACATAACTAGCCAAGCATGCTCTCATGGGTGTGGATGCTCTCTTTTGGTCCATATCGTTATGTCGGAATGATATTGCTTTTAATAATAAAACTATAACTTCTTTCTTATAGGTAGTTTTTAGGGGCACTTATTGGCTAAGATATTGGATGTTGTTGCAGAAGGAGACAAAAGGAGAAGATATCATGATGGCATGCCATGCAATGAAAGTGGTGGCTATGGAATTTTTTCCGGTGGCTATGGGATTTTTTTCGTCAATAATGGGTGGAGGTTTCATCATAGATATTATGTGGACGATGATAATAATTGTAGTTTTCTTCACGCTTTTTGTTTCTTCCATTATGAAATATTTGCACTTTTGGACAATGATGTAATAAGCAACTCAGGACATATGTATTGGGTAATGTAAAAAGCCAGAAACAGTTCCTTTACctaaaacaaaaaaatttgtgtTAAACCTCAAAGAAAAAATGTGCGCAATTCTCACCTGCTTCAATTTTCCCACTGAGGATATACATGTTCCATTGGAACTTGTCAGACAAGTCAGAGCAGTGTTGACACCTTTCTCAACCTAAAAGAGTGGGAAATGTATCTTGATTTCCTTGAGAAAATGAAAGAGTGCATTGCAGTGAATATAGAAGATAAATTTTGAACCTTAGATGCTCCAAGAGCAAGGCGTTTGGAATAGTCATCAGTTGTGTGTTGCTTCGCTGTACCTGAGACTGCATCATGATGCTGGGCAATTCCCATTGCATCTTCCAAATTGGAAGTGAACAATCCTATGTGATCCATACCCACAAAAAATTCCACTTGACGTGCAGCCTATAAGTTTTTGCAATGTTCCCCAAGTTACTTTTCAATATCCAGTTTAGACAATCCGATGACTCAGTCAGCTGTACAATTACAGTCCATAGATGTCATACCAAGTAATATCCACTGAGCATTCGTACATAACGCTTGAACGTAGGTCGGCTTGTATAATACCCAGTCCAATATGCATTTGTTGAATCAGCATAGCTGCAATTGGCACTGGAATAACATACAGAATGCATATAATCTTGTTATTTTGCAAAGGTTGAATACTTACGGGAAATAATCATCATATTTGACCAGCCAGGATTCATTTGATGCATGTTTGGCATCTGTGTAAATGGATGGAGTGGAATACAACACATGCACCCTACCATCCTGCAGCATTCAAGATAttattttcttattttaaaATACTTCTTGATGTTAGCTGGTGTCTTTATAGCTTTAGGCAGatataaaatcataaaaatataggTGTTGTATCTTGTTGACTGATGTACAATGCCACAATCATGAATAGCTCGCGGCTATGCCTGTTATACAGGTCATCATTAAAATATGTCCCACTTATCTGTTAAGTACATTGGAAATTTGATATTTCATATCTTTTTTGTAGAATCCTCAAAATGACCAAAAATTTAATACATGGATGCTTCAACTAATGCACATCAGATTAAAATCAGCAATACCTTGTTCACATAACGGATAAGTTTGTCCATATTTCTGAACCAAGATTCAGCATATTGGTAATTAAAATCATCTCCCATGGTCCACATTATATGGTTTGTGCGTGTCACATTCGCCTGATTAAAAATACATCATAAATGACATCCAGGTCTCAGTTTGAAACCATATTTGAGGTTTTGTTTCAGTAAATTAATAGTTGTGGAAACAGTTGGAATGTTACCTGTGCCATGGCTGCTGCCACAAAGTCATTTACACGTTCTTCGACATTATAGTCAAACAATGTCATATCATCCTATAAATGGTTGTATGATTAAAATATCAGAATAGTTATATGTGGACAATATCTGTTTGTCTACAGAAAGTACCTGAACAGATATAACATCCTCATCAAAATCTTCGAAGCCAAATCCATCTGGTGGATTATAGTGAACAGGAAAAGCATTTGTGAAGATCTACAAATAATCAGTGGACCCATTAAAAATCACAACTTATttgagaagataaataaataaataaataatttgaCCTGTTATGCTCCTGAATGTATAACTATTTCTAGAAAAAAGAATAAAGATAAATCACCTCTGAAGATGAACCGAAAGTTCTTGAGCCACGCCATATGACCTCTAGAGTTTTATCTTCTTTACGCTTTGCCCTATCTTGGTAATCAATCCTTGCAAAATGCACGGAATCGAAACCAAGCTGCAATTGCAGTAATAAAGAGAACAAATGAAAAAACTTAAAACATGATAACACCTTGTTTCATCGAGAGAGAACAGTTTATCAGCAATGAAACTCTTGCACATCCTTAAGGGTTATGATTTGCATTCGTTATATATAGGAATACCATAGTCAGCAGAGACTAACTTTACTGGCACAACTTGTATATGCAATTGTGCTGGTATGATATATAAATGCAGTTACTACACAATGTTTTCTGAGTGTTGTATCTCCAGTTTAATGAATCTAGGAGTCATACAAATTCAATATGCTACCGAAACATCGACATCACAAAATAAACACGATACTATAGTGTTACCTCAGCCCCAAGTAAATAGGCTTGAACCGCCGAATGACCAAAAGGATCAATTTGCCAGCCTGCTCTTGGAGCCTTGTTGAATTGTTTCTTGATCATTCTATGCCCAAGTGTGGTCTGATCGATCATGTCAATGTAATGGACAGCAGCTTCATCGTGCATGCACCATCCACCATTTCTGAATCATGGTACACCGCCATATATAGTTGAGTTTATAGAAGTTCCAAGGGATCAATTATAAGGAAACCGTATTCCATACATGAACTCCAGCTGACCAGAATCGACTAGCTTGCGGACTAGGGCATGGATTTTCGGGCTTCTCTCTGCCCACCACCTTTGGAAAAAAGCCTGAAAAAAGGGACCAGCTTATGTTGAGAGTCTCCAACGTCAATATGATTCAGAATTACCTGAATAGCAAGATCGTGAAGAAATACTTCcaactaattatgagttaatcaatTATTACAATCTCTGaatgctttttttttgagaaagaaTCTCTGAATAATTTAACTTCGTTGGGTGCAGATTTTAGAACATTTTACCTTTTGTTTATTACATAATTACTAAGTCACTGACAGGGCCTGTGGCCTGTGCATTGACGGGTACGCACGCTTTGAAAAATACATAGTCAGTAAAAAACGTTTACCACCGGCAGACGCTGGCCACATTATCTGTCCTTGTTTCCGTCGGCATCTGTTTGTTGGCGCAGGAAGCAGAGGCAGCAGAGGAAGGGGACGGTGGTTCACATATACATATGGGTCTTTGTCTCATGCCGTATTCGTACAGATGAAGTTTAGTGAGAAGAAAATATACTTCATTCGTCTCAAATTGTAGATCGTTTTAGGCCTATCTTTAATGTAACACCCCAAAAGATATCCCTTCTTTGACCGATTCACACTTACAACTTGATAGACAAGTATTACATGGTAACGAACTTGCGGGCGTTATTTAGGAAAGTGGATCGTATTCGTGGAATCTGAAAATTGTGACGGGAACGAACTTGACTTTAAACGTTTCTTAATGGCAGGCGTTGAACGCGAACATGTACTGCTACTGCTAGCCTAATTACTGGAAACACTGACTGCTGAAGCGTTGCTCTAGATGACAAAGACAGCGAGGATACAAATCATCCAGGGGAAAGTagaagcagaggaagaagaaagcaaCTAGGTAGCAGTGGGCGTTAATAATAATAAGAATTACCTGCTCGACGACGACGAACTTGCGGGCGGGGTCCCGGGCGAGGGCGTCGACGACGGAGTCGAGGGTGTTGATGACGCAGGCGCCCTGGATGCTGTTGTTGGAGCCGACGAAGTACTGGTCCACCGTCTTGAGCCACCCGACGTCGTCGTGCGAGTGCGGCACCAGGTGCACGGTAAgcttcccctccgccgccgccgccgaggcccccGCGCTCGCGTTCGCGCCCATGtacgccgccgacgcctccctcgccgctgccgccgcgagcACCCCCAcaagcaggagcagcagcgttGACGCCATGGTTTGCTGCCTGGATTGCGGAGTGGCGCAACAGCGGTCTATATCTCCGTGGAGTGAGGGAGGCGATAATGGAGGAGGAAGCAAAGCACCAATGGGTGTTGTTCGGCGTTTGTTCCTGGCTTGGCTTGGCGTGGGCATATATAACAGGAGACTTGTGCTCTGAGTTGCCTAATGTTAATTTATACAAAGCTCGCCTAATAGTGTAAAGTGTCAACACAATTACGCTTTTAGATTTGTATGTGAGTACACACCTAATGCTGAAGATCGTGTGTCGTTTCATTCTACAGATGGCGCGATCGGTCCTTCAGTTCCAGTTGATGCAGAGGCTTCGGAAGCTGGGCCTCGACGTGAGTGTCGGCCCAGGAAGGCGAGTACGCGTGTGTCCGGCCCAGTCTGGGTCCACGTCTAAAAAAAAGGAGAGCTGagaaatatattttatatatttttggaaaacattttttacagaaatatatttttaatatcacaatttacagttttgtacccctaccgcccggcagggggcggcagagacttatatgtaaattaaaaaaaaatatttgcgcgGAAGCCCtcggcgggagcctgccgcccccctgccgggcggcaggccccctgccgccaatccactgggcggcagggggcctgccgcccggcaggggggcggcaggctccccctccCGCAAATTGGGccattagatgtggttttagatattttggatagaaataaaaaacaTTAGTAAAGtatatgaatatgaaaagtataagttagcaattcatacacatacgcaaatgagaacgaaataggtgatgcatgagaacgaaataagaataacatgacgacatgtccataacaaaaatacggAAACAGCTAgaaccaccccggccaccccggccatgtcgacctcttttacgctgagcgtggacgtggtctgtagagtaggtgtgccgctctggaggccctacgtctctacctggacgtccggtggccataggtgtctggaaggtaggatcggcctgctggttaggtgtagaaaataaccgactccaatcttcgaagttcgcctcaaaggtatcctgtgtgggccctatacagtagcaattaagatatcttaatcatcgtcttataagttatatattttggtatatattcatcatacgtacctAGTGGTGGTGAATACGAGGAAtgacccatatcaggaagctggtggtgcgatcctgtaaatcgttcaaattatttaaaatattcatagaaataagaagcacatgataaattcgggctacagattaggtatttaccttgcgttccttctACTGTCACCgtagggtaatacgaagaaggtccaacatcatataactgttgtgatcctatatgtaaatacaaaaggaattagacttcataccacaattaattgaaattaagatattgACTATATGTCTACCGAAAGGTCGTGGTGGTGActgtgttggttgaaatgacatccctgcagctggtgccatggtactaaactgagtccctccgtgaggttggtaaggtgggtgtgcatcacctgtatggactgagaattaattgttggcttcaaagtagaaagttagtaagtatcctcacgtacctggataatgctgctgagaccaataaggtgcttGGGAAGACTGCTGTTgtgtgggaccacaaggaaacgaggtcgaggtttgagacgaaccgtacgagtcatcgtacgatgtccggctaccaaaggcttcaagcatggaatgggctctttgtgaaactcgggtccgtgccgactcttgctcattcctatccatcatagacccccctcgaatcctcatcaaattTGCCCTGGCATCTAAgtccatcaacctgcacatttcaaactgcaagcaagaaaaaaaaaggcattaACACTGTAATCTaaagtatttgaaaagcgatgataactttgactcaccgccccagATAATGCCTCATCCCTATGTCGTGCGTACCCATCCTGTGctgtcgcaacatgcggctgtggttgcatgttagcatatatcaagcggcaacgagtctgaggctggtaccagctcaggtacgccctgtacgaagcctccgtgtgtgcaggggtcgcaagcgccacgttctcctctgcctggtcccagccatcgacccaaggctgcacccttgtcacccacatgttggagaagggttgcccagtcctcgataaactaaatattgaaaacaatttagtcaaatatgattagttaactatacaatgcatagtcactgaaatagtatatgaattattacctgtggtcatggcgttcgacccgatccaatgctgacggcacaggatacaactgcctttgaccgaactgtctcctgactctgtccgggcagtgagcctcaatgtaaacgtcgtacaccaacgctgtagttgtcatccaaaaggcctggtcctgaaagcaaaccgaagatatcccgatCGGTGCACGAGTGTTTATAGCCAACTCGGAGTAAGGCTCCCACACGACGTCTTCAGGTGTCAACCGATCAAACTCAGCCACAAATTCAGGATATGCCCGATGAGACTGTACGTGGGCCCACCTCTTCTGCACAAATTTAATAATAATATGTacaaataagaaatacaaagagggtaaaacaaagcaacagaattgccaacagaatagtacgagtagcaatcatttccgtacctgacgagcgtaccagagagtccccatggtgggcctatcatcctcggtgtcaccgtacatatccagctcatacggtgagtggtcgacaagcgggcgaccaattgctatcctctcgtacgaccaaagctgtagtagaattggacatcctgtaagaattgtattgtgcttattttgcactgatgccttgcagaggccacggtacgtggctgcaagtaccgctgcaccccaactgtattgaggcatttcctccacagctgcctctgcgatctccagtgcgtaaggcacaagcaccctatccacataggccccgtgtgagttgttgaatattatgtatccaaacaaccacaacaggtatgcctcaagggatcgagtgacgctatcatcatcagcatcatgtgccaaattgtcgggctgcatagaaaagatgaacatttatgagtacgagatcaattataaaataaaaccataactgcacttgtcaaaagcataactctaacattaatCGTAACAAAACAAGGTATGTACCTGGAACTGGAGGATCCATGCCTTGGCAGGGCCTATTGCTTTTCGGTGCTCTTCTacatcaatcgcgatgtcaatatttgcaaaacgctcttctagatcgtccaaccacgtaggcgggacgacacgaggccctacggcatccccactgataggaagacccagcagcatcgcaacgtcctgtagggtcggtgtcatctccccacaagggaggtggaaggtgtttgtctcaggcctccatctatcaaccagagccgtcagtagggacctgtccagctgtactgaaccactctcagcaagacgacctATAGTAAGAAGACTAGCCTCACTCAACCTAAAAAATAgaacgatcaaaggtaagtacattatgtacgAAACGTATATGAAACAAACGTAATCTTAAaaacatatcacctgggcacccatcgtgggtcaacaggaataaactccgctggtggacgtggacggagcacgttaagtttcacgcgctgaaccactgtaaggaaggaccggtgcgacgagtctatgactccgtcaagtagagctggcgtatcttcggccatagctaacacaaaaaaatataagttttctacattttctacaatttttatgcatttttctacaatttatcttaaattttcataaacttttctaacattttcgtgcatttcctacaatttttgtacaatatatttttctaaatatatttttctaaatatatttttctaacattttctaaatttttctgcattttctacaatttatcttaaattttcataaacttttctaacattttcgtggatttcctacaattttttacaatatatttttataaatatatttttctaacattttctaaatttttctgcattttctacaatttatctgaatgtttcgtatacttttctaacattttctacaatttctgactatttctcgaaattttttctcgtattaaacaactaatcaataccacaaaatttgttggtaaacctaattggtttttctaaaaactaatcttaattctacctaaattatatt from Panicum virgatum strain AP13 chromosome 7N, P.virgatum_v5, whole genome shotgun sequence includes the following:
- the LOC120682595 gene encoding alpha-mannosidase-like isoform X2; translated protein: MASTLLLLLVGVLAAAAAREASAAYMGANASAGASAAAAEGKLTVHLVPHSHDDVGWLKTVDQYFVGSNNSIQGACVINTLDSVVDALARDPARKFVVVEQAFFQRWWAERSPKIHALVRKLVDSGQLEFINGGWCMHDEAAVHYIDMIDQTTLGHRMIKKQFNKAPRAGWQIDPFGHSAVQAYLLGAELGFDSVHFARIDYQDRAKRKEDKTLEVIWRGSRTFGSSSEIFTNAFPVHYNPPDGFGFEDFDEDVISVQDDMTLFDYNVEERVNDFVAAAMAQANVTRTNHIMWTMGDDFNYQYAESWFRNMDKLIRYVNKDGRVHVLYSTPSIYTDAKHASNESWLVKYDDYFPYADSTNAYWTGYYTSRPTFKRYVRMLSGYYLAARQVEFFVGMDHIGLFTSNLEDAMGIAQHHDAVSGTAKQHTTDDYSKRLALGASKVEKGVNTALTCLTSSNGTCISSVGKLKQCPLLNISYCPSTEEVISASHNLVVVVYNPLGWERSDFIRVPVNYENLVVKSYDGTIIESQLVEVDNVTGYLRKFYVEAYLGITTVKTPKYWLVFQASAAPMGWNSYFISRPTGAGYKTGYVSTIGSPPSKNTIEVGPGPLKMYFSSTTGKLERILDSVSGVDLQIQQDFLWYNSSTGDAMDSQVPMKVIHGPLVDEVHQQFSSWIYQVVRLYKNKEHAEVEYMIGPIPDGDNVGKEVITQLTTNMVTNSTFYTDSNGRDFLKRVRNYREDWDLQVNQPVAGNYYPINLGVYVADEKYELSVLVDRAVGASSIQDGQLEIMLHRRIIKDDGRGEALNEIVCVDQHCEGLTARGTYYVKVNKVGHGAHWRRTYGQQVYSPFLLAFTHEDERSWTSYNVAEASMMDGNYSLPANVAIITLQNLDDGTTLFRLAHLFQAAEDPQYSVMAKVELRKVFGRRKIKELTETNLSANQKKSEMKKLNWRVHGNTEDGPAPVKGGPVHSRALVVELGPMEIRTFLLKF
- the LOC120682595 gene encoding alpha-mannosidase-like isoform X1, which codes for MASTLLLLLVGVLAAAAAREASAAYMGANASAGASAAAAEGKLTVHLVPHSHDDVGWLKTVDQYFVGSNNSIQGACVINTLDSVVDALARDPARKFVVVEQAFFQRWWAERSPKIHALVRKLVDSGQLEFINGGWCMHDEAAVHYIDMIDQTTLGHRMIKKQFNKAPRAGWQIDPFGHSAVQAYLLGAELGFDSVHFARIDYQDRAKRKEDKTLEVIWRGSRTFGSSSEIFTNAFPVHYNPPDGFGFEDFDEDVISVQDDMTLFDYNVEERVNDFVAAAMAQANVTRTNHIMWTMGDDFNYQYAESWFRNMDKLIRYVNKDGRVHVLYSTPSIYTDAKHASNESWLVKYDDYFPYADSTNAYWTGYYTSRPTFKRYVRMLSGYYLAARQVEFFVGMDHIGLFTSNLEDAMGIAQHHDAVSGTAKQHTTDDYSKRLALGASKVEKGVNTALTCLTSSNGTCISSVGKLKQCPLLNISYCPSTEEVISASHNLVVVVYNPLGWERSDFIRVPVNYENLVVKSYDGTIIESQLVEVDNVTGYLRKFYVEAYLGITTVKTPKYWLVFQASAAPMGWNSYFISRPTGAGYKTGYVSTIGSPPSKNTIEVGPGPLKMYFSSTTGKLERILDSVSGVDLQIQQDFLWYNSSTGDAMDSQASGAYVFRPNGNTPSVVSRLVPMKVIHGPLVDEVHQQFSSWIYQVVRLYKNKEHAEVEYMIGPIPDGDNVGKEVITQLTTNMVTNSTFYTDSNGRDFLKRVRNYREDWDLQVNQPVAGNYYPINLGVYVADEKYELSVLVDRAVGASSIQDGQLEIMLHRRIIKDDGRGEALNEIVCVDQHCEGLTARGTYYVKVNKVGHGAHWRRTYGQQVYSPFLLAFTHEDERSWTSYNVAEASMMDGNYSLPANVAIITLQNLDDGTTLFRLAHLFQAAEDPQYSVMAKVELRKIKELTETNLSANQKKSEMKKLNWRVHGNTEDGPAPVKGGPVHSRALVVELGPMEIRTFLLKF